Within the Micromonospora citrea genome, the region CCGCGCCGTCGACGGGAAGCCGGTGGGTGGGCAGCGCCTCGGTCGGGTCGTTCGGCTGGGTCACGGTGGCCCGCTCTCCGTCGTCGTGGTCGGCATCCTGGTCCCGGTCAGCCGGGGGTGCAGAACGAGTGGAGCGTCACGTGGACCGGCGCGCTCTCCGGCGAGGCGTTGCCGGCCTCGTCGATCGCGACGACGCGGATCGGGATCCGGGTGCTGTTCGCCGGCCGGGGCAGGTCGCCGAGGACGCCCCGGAACGTCCCGCCTCTGTCGAGGGTCATCGCCACCTCGGTGGTGCGGCCGTCCAGGGTGTAGCGGAAGCGGACCCGCAGTCCGCCGGCCGGCGTACGGTCGTCGGAGACGACGGCGGAGACGGTGCTGGCCGTGGGCCCGTACGGGCAGCCGGCCGGGTCGAGTTCCGTCGGGCCGGCCGCGACCCGCCCGACGGAGGGCTCGACGGCGTCCCCCGGCGGCGCGCTGGGGCTGACCGACGCCGTCGGCGAGGCGGGGGCGGACGTCGGCGCGGGCGCGCTCGTGTCGGTCGGCGGCGCCGGCGCGGGCGCCGCCGTCGTGGCTGTCGGCGCGGCGGTGGGTGTCGGGGCGACGGTCGTCGCCACCGTCGGCGTGGACGACGCGCCGGTCGACGCGGGCGCCGGCCCGCCCGCGCCCGCTGTCTCGCCCCGCTCGGCCGCCGCCGGCGCCGCGCCGTCTCGGCCGGCGTAGCTCAGCCCGGCGCCGGCGAGCAGCAGCGCGGCGGCCAGTCCGCCGCCGAGCAGCGCCGCGCGGGCCCGGCCCCCGCGCAAGCGGGTCCACCGGCCGGTGCCCTCGCCGAGCGCGGTGCTGGCGAGACTGGTGGCGCCGCCGGTGCCGTCGGGAAGCGGAAAGAGGGCCGCGAGCAGGGCCGCCCGCCGGGCCAGCTCGCGCAGGCCGCGCTCCTCCCACTCCGGGCCGTACGCCTCGGTCGCCACCTGCTCCAGCTCGGCGAGGAAGGCCTGCGCGGGCTGCGGGCGCTCGGCCGGCTGTTTCGCCATGCCGTGCCGCAGCAGGTCGTGCACCGGCGCGGGGGCCGGGTCGGTGGGGATCGGCGCCCGGGCGTGCTGCTGGCGCAGGGTGAGCAGGTCCCGTCCCTCGTAGGGCGGCCGGCCCGTGAGGCACTCGTAGAAGGTCGCGGTGGCGGCGTAGATGTCGCAGGCCGGGCTGGCCGGGGCGCCCGTCCACTGTTCCGGGGCCATGTAGCGGGGGGTGCCGGTGACGCTGACGCCCGAGGACCTGCCGACGGGCATCGCGATGCCGAAGTCGGCAAGCTTGCTGGCACCCTCGGCGGTGACCAGCACGTTCTCGGGCTTGTAGTCGCGGTGCACGACTCCCCTGGCGTGCGCGGCGCCGAGCCCGGCCAGCGATCCCCTGAGGACGCAGAGCGCCGACTCCGGGGTCGTCGGCCCGTGCGCACGCAGCATCTGTCGCAGGGACACCCCGTCGACGAGCTCCATGACGATGGCCGCGCCGGCCGGCGACTCGACGTACTCGTAGAGCCGGGAGACGTGCGGGTCGTCGATCTCGGCCAGCAGCCGGGCCTCGTCGCGGAACGCGGTGCGGAACGACGGGTCGTCGCCGATCCCGCCGGTCAGGTACTTGATCGCGACCGGGGTGCCGGTCTCGTCGTGCACCGCGAGGTCCACCCGGCCGGACGCGCCGGCGCCGAGCTGCCGGACCGGCCGGTAGCCGGACACCTGCCAACCCGTCACGGCGCCCCCTCCCGCACCGGGCGGCCGCCGTGGCCGCCACGGTCGCCATTGTGGTCGCCGCCGGCGCCGGGGCCATCGGCGCAACGGACGCTTCCCGGCTCCGGACGTCCGCCTCGGCACGGCAGGGTGATGACATGGTCGGTAACGGACACCCGCCACAGGTGGCACCGGCCGGCAAGCGGCGCGGCTGACCAGCGACGTGGAGACCGTGCGGCGGGCGGTGGTGGACGCGTGGGAGCGCAGCCAGCACCACCGGGACGCCCTGGAGCGGCAGGCTGCCGAGCTGCGCCGCTCCACCGCGGACCGGTGACGGACACCCCGGACGGCTGGCGCTTCGCCGTCGAGCACAACGGCATCGGCATCGACCCCCGGTACGCCGAGAAGATCCTCGTGATCTTTCAGCGGCTGCATCCCCGGGGCGCCCACCCGGGCACCGGCATCGGGCTGGCGGTGTGCAAGAAGATCGTCGAGTACCACGGCGGGACGCTGACCCTGGACGAGGGTCACCGGGACGGGGCGTGGTTCGTGTTCACGGTGCCGCGCGCGAACGAGGCGGTCGTACCGGAGCAGCCGGGTCAACCGGCGGCGGAGTCGGCGCCGGCGCGTTGAGGCCGGCCGGCGCGGCGCCTGTCGCGGGTGGGCGGGCGGCGGGGCGGGTCAGGCCGGCGGGCGGCGGTGACCGTCGCCGGACACGGCGGGCGACGGCGCGGGCCGCTCCGCCTCGGGGACCCGCGCCTCCTGCGCCCCGGTGTCCCGGTTGAACTTGTCGAAGAAGCGCAGCAGCTCCACCGGGAACGGCATCACCAGGGTGCTGTTCTTCTCCGCCGCCACGTCCACGACGGTCTGCAGCAGCCGCAACTGGTACGCCCCGGGCGTGGCCGCCATGGCCCGGGACGCGTCGGCGAGCCGGCGGGACGCCTGGTACTCGCCGTCGGCGGCGATCACCCGGGCGCGGCGCTCGCGTTCCGCCTCGGCCTGGCGGGACATCGACCGCTTCATCCCCTCGGGCAGCGCGACGTCCTTGACCTCGACCCGCTCGATGAGCAGTCCCCACGGCTCCTCCGTGGGGGCGTCGATGACCGCCTTCAGTTCGGCGTTGACCCGGTCCCGGTCGCCCAGCACGGTGTCCAGGTCCGCCTTGCCGATCACCGACCGCAGGGCGGTCTGCGCCACCTGGAGCACGGCCGACGGGTAGTCCCGGACGTTGACCAGCGCCTTCACCGGGTCGACGACCCGGTAGTAGACCACCGCGTCGACGGTGAGGGTGACGTTGTCCCGGGTGATCGCCCCCTGCGGGGGCACGCCGATCACGGTCGTCTGCATGCTGACCCGGACCATCCGGTCGGCGACCGGGACGATCAGGCGCAGGCCGGGCTGCCGCACCGGCGTCAGCACCCGGCCGAAGCGGAAGACGACGCCGCGCTGGTACTGCTGCACCAGCCGCACGCTCAGCGCGCCGACCAGTGCCAGGGCCGCGATCACGATCACCACGCCGATCACGACGGCTTCCACGGCGCCTCCCTTCCGAGACGGCTTCCCGGGCGGCCCCTTTCCCGCCACACCGCGGGTTAGTCCCACGGCCGCGCCTCGGCTCGCCGCTGGGGCGTCCGGGTGGCTCCGACCGACCGCGCCCGCCGGCCGGAACCGCGCCTGCCGGGCAAATCGGTGGTTGCCGGACGCCGGGCCGGGTTTCCTGACTACCGTTACCTCGAGCGGGCCGGCGGAAGCCGCACCGGCCGTGGGCCGGGTGGCCCTCGGCGGGGGGCCGGCCGAGGAAGGCCGATCGCTGGAGGCGATGCCGGTGACCATGGAAGCAGAGCGCACACTCCGCGCCGACGAGACCACCGAGCTGGGCGAGCTCGCCGCGCAGCTGCGGGTGGACGCGATCCGGTGCAGCACCCGGGCCGGATCCGGTCACCCGACCTCCAGCCTGTCCGCCGCCGACCTGCTCGCCGTGCTGGTCTCCCGGCACCTGCGCTACGACTGGGCGAACCCGCGCGACCGCGCCAACGATCATCTGATCTTCTCCAAGGGCCACGCCTCGCCGCTGCTGTACGCGGTCTTCAAGGCGGTCGGCGTGATCGACGACGAGGAACTGGTGGAGACGTACCGCCGCTTCGGCTCGCGGCTGCAGGGGCACCCCACCCCGGCGCTGCCGTGGGTCGACGTGGCCACCGGCGCGCTCGGCCAGGGGCTGCCCGTCGGCGTCGGCATCGCGTTGGCCGGCCGTTACCTGGACCGGCTGCCGTTCCACGTGTGGGTGCTGTGCGGGGACAGCGAGACCGCCGAGGGCTCGGTCTGGGAGGCGCTGGACAAGGCCGGCCACTACGGGCTGGGCAACCTGACGGCGATCGTGGACGTCAACCGGTTCGGGCAGCGGGGGCCGACGGAGCTGGAGTGGGACCTGGACACCTACCGGCGTCGGGTGGAGGCGTTCGGCTGCCAGGCGCTCGTCGTCGACGGCCACGACCTCGCCGCCGTCGACGAGGCGCTCGGTCGGGCCCGGCGGGCGACGGGGCCGACCGTGCTGCTCGCCCGCACCGTCAAGGGCAAGGGGGTGCCCGAGGTCGAGAACGAGCCGGGCTGGCACGGCAAGCCCTTCAAGCCCGACCTGGCCGAGCGCGCCGTCGAGGCGCTCGGCGGCGTACGCCGGATCCGCGTCGCCGGGCCCCGGCCGGAGCCCGCGCCGCCGCCCGTCACGCCCGCCGGTGCCCCGCCGGCCCGGCCGCGGTACGAGGTGGGGGCGAGGGTGGCCACCCGGAACGCCTACGGCGACGCGCTGCGCGCCCTCGGGGCCCGACCGGACGTGGTGGCGCTGGACGGCGAGGTCAGCGACTCGACCCGCGCCGACCGGTTCGCCGAGGCGTATCCCGACCGGTTCTTCGAGATGTTCATCGCCGAGCAGCAACTGGTCGCGGCGGCGGTCGGGTTTCAGGTGCGCGGATACCGCCCCTTCGCGTCGACCTTCGCGGCCTTCTTCTCCCGCGCCTACGACTTCATCCGCATGGCCGCCATCTCCGGGGCCGACATCGCCCTGTCCGGCTCGCACGCCGGCGTGGAGGTCGGCGCGGACGGCCCCTCCCAGATGGGGTTGGAGGACCTGGCGGCGATGCGCGCCGTCCACGGCTCCACCGTCCTCTACCCGAGCGACGCCGTGTCCTGCGCGGCCCTCGTCGAGCGGATGGTCGACCTGGCGGGCGTCACCTACCTGCGGACGACCCGTGGGGCGTATCCCGTCCTGTACGGCGACGGCGAGGAGTTCCCGGTGGGCGGCAGCAAGCTGCTGCGCGGCGGCGACGACGACCGCGTCGCGCTGATCGGCGCGGGGGTGACGGTGCACAACTGCCTCGCCGCCGCCGAGCGGCTGGCGGACGAGGGCGTCCGGGCCCGGGTGATCGACCTGTACTCGGTGAAGCCGCTGGACCGGCAGCGGCTGCTCGACGCCGTCCGGGTCACCGGCGGCCGGCTGGTGGTGGTGGAGGACCACTACCCGGAGGGCGGCCTCGGCTCGGCCGTGCTGGAGGCGCTGGCCGATCTCGCCGAGCCGGTGCGGGTGACGCACCTGGCCGTACGCGGACTGCCGACCTCCGGCACGGCGAGCGAGCTGATGGACCAGGCGGGCATCGGGGTGGCGGCGATCGTCGCGGCGTCGCGCGCCGCGCTGTCCGGGACGTGACCAACCGAGGCGGTGCGCGACGAGTTGCGCGACTGCGCCTCCTGGCTGCGCCTGACCGCGACCGCGCCGGCGGGCGGCATCGAAGAGCGTCCCGCTCGCGGTGACGACGACCAGGGCAGGCGGCGTCTCACCGAGGGGCGGTGGGCTGCCTGTCCGGGTCGTCCGCCGGGGTGATGGTGACGTCGAAGACGTCGAGGAGGCCGAGCAGTCCCGCGAGGGCGACGGCCTCGTCGCGTCGCAACGTGATGCTGCGGGTGGCGTCGGGGTCGTCGCCGTCGTGGTAGACCAGCTCACGCCGGCCGCCCGCGTAGTGGGTCACCACGCCGACGCGGCACCCCGCGTCGGTGGTGAACATGCGGCGGAACCCGATGCCGGGCAGCGGTGTCAGTTCGACGTCCATCGTTACTCCAGGTGGTGCGGGGAATCGGCGGTGGGCACGGCACGGCCGGACGGGACGCCCGGCCGGTGGACGCGCCGACGACCGCGCGGCGCCGCCAGCGGGGCACCGCGCGGGGTCGGCGGGCGGGTCAGCCGGTGAGCAGCAGGCGCAGACCGGCCAGCGTGGCCAGGTGGGGATCGGCGGGCATCGTGACGGTGCGACCGGTCAGGGCGGCCAGCCTGGCCGCCAGCCCCGGGTGTGCCGCGCCGCCGCCGGTGATCAGCAGCCGACGTCGCCCCGGGCGGACGGGGTGGGCGCCCAGGCGCCGCACGGTGGCCGCGATCGACGGCACCTGGTCGACGGTGTTCGGCACGTCCACGCGCTCGGCCGCCACGACCGCGCGGTCGGCGATGCGGGCGATCTCGGTGCGGCCGTGCCCGATGTCGATGGCGACGACGTCGTCGCTGTCGAGGTCGGCCGGGCAGGCCAGGGCCGCCGCCAGCGGCTCCTCCACGGTGGCGACGCGCCCGCCGAGCGCCCGCCGAACGACCGCGACCAGGAGGTTCTTCTGTCGCAGTGTCGCGGTGGCCGGCACGCCGACCACGACCGGGGACAGGTCGTCGCCCGGCCTGCCGGTGGCCGCGGCCACGACCCGCAGCAGGTGCACGCAGGCGTGGAAGTCCTCGACGACGCCGTGCCGCACCGGCCACACCAGCTTCGCGTCGCCGCCGGCGCGCAGGTCGATCGCGGCGCGGCCGACGGCGTGACCGCCGGAGGGTATCCGCGCGACGACGGCGGGTTCGGCGACCACCGTGCCGTGCGGCGGGGTCCACACGCGCACCGTCGAGGTGCCGAGGTCGAGGGCGAGGGGGTGCCGCAGGCCGAGACGGGCGTACGCACCGGGGGCCAGCATGCTCACCACCCCCGCGGCGGGATGACGGCCGCCGGCCGGGTGACGGACGGGGGACGGGGGCGCGTGGCGGGACGCAGGCGCGTGGCGGGACGCAGGGCGGGCATGGTGCTCCAGGCCAGGGGCCGGCGCCGCGCGGCGCCGGAGGCGGACAGGCTTCAGACGGCGAACGTCAGCCTGGGCGGAGCGCGGTCCGCCGACCATGCCGGTACACAACCCGGGACGGCCCGACGCGTGGACCGGAACACGATGCACAGCCCGACCGCCCGCGCGGCGGCCAGCACCACGACCAGCACGGCGAGCATCAGCAGCGCCGGCAGCGGGATCCGCCTGCCGGCGCGGCGGACAGCCTGCCGTTCCTGCATGCCGCCACCATAGCCGGGTCGACCGCCGCCCGGCCATGCCGTCGCCTGCCCCGGCGCGGCGCCCGCCGCGGGGTGGCGTCCCGGGATCCGTCGCCCCGGGGTACCGGGCCGATCGGCCCTGCCGGCGGCGCTCACGCCGAGCCGACGATGGGGACGGACGTCGTCGTGATGCGGGGAGATGAGTGCTGATGTGCAACTACTGCGGCTGCCGGGAGTTCCCTCTGATCGGTCGGCTCTCCGCCGAACACGAGGCGATCGCGAACGCGGCCGGCCGGCTCCGCGCGGCGATAGGGGCCGGCGCCGCCGACGCGCCGGCGGCGTTGGACGCCCTGCTGACCCTCCTCGGCCCGCACACCGCCACCGAGGAGCGAGGGCTCTTCGAGGAACTGCGGGCCGAGGGCAGCCTGGCCGAGGCGGTGGAGAAGCTCTGCGCCGAGCACGACGACATCCACGGTGTGCTCGGCGGTGTCGACCGGTCGGCGCCGGACTGGCCGGCGGTGCTGGCCGCGCTGGATCGGCTGCACCGGCACATCGACAACGAGGAGCACGGGCTCTTCCCCGCCGCGGTGATCGCGCTGCCGATTCCGGCCTGGGACCGGATCACCCCGACCGGTGCCGCCCGACAGGTAGCCGGAACCGCCACCCCCGACGGGCACCGGCCGAGGTTGACCAATCCCTGACGATCTTCGGGACCTTCGGCCCGGTTCTCCGGCGCGGCGCCCCGACACGATGGCATCCGAGGCCCCGCTTCCGGTTGCGCCCCGGCGCACCCGCCACGAATGTGGGCAGAACGGCGATCTACCTGAGGGATGGAGCTTATGTCGCGAGCGACCGAAGGTGCCGGACGGGCGCTGCTGGCGGTGGGTGGTCTGGTCCGCCGCGCGGAGGTGTCCGCCGACGGCCGGACGCTGCACCAGATCGGCGGCCGGGAGGCGGACGCGTTCTACCGGGACCGCTGGTCCTACGACAAGGTGGTGCGCTCCACGCACGGCGTCAACTGCACCGGCTCGTGCTCCTGGAAGGTGTACGTCAAGGACGGCATCATCACCTGGGAGCAGCAGCAGACCGACTACCCCAGCGTCGGGCCGGACCGGCCGGAGTACGAGCCGCGCGGCTGTCCCCGGGGCGCCGCCTTCTCCTGGTACACCTACTCCCCCACCCGGGTGCGGTACCCGTACGCGCGGGGCGTGCTGGTGCAGATGTACCGGGAGGCCAAGGGCCGCCTCGGTGACCCGGTCGCCGCGTGGGCGGAGATCCAGGCCGATCCCGAGCGCCGTCGCCGCTACCAGAAGGCGCGCGGCAAGGGCGGCCTGGTGCGCATCGGCTGGGACGAGGCGCAGGAGATGATCGCCGCCGCGCACGTGCACACGATCGCCGAGTACGGACCGGACCGGGTCGCCGGCTTCTCTCCGATCCCGGCGATGTCGATGGTGTCGCACGCCGTCGGCGCCCGGTTCGTCTCCCTGCTCGGCGGGTCCATGCTCTCCTTCTACGACTGGTACGCGGACCTGCCGGTGGCCTCCCCGCAGGTCTTCGGCGACCAGACCGACGTGCCCGAGTCCGGCGACTGGTGGGACGCCTCCTACTTCGTCATGTGGGGCTCCAACGTGCCGGTGACCCGTACACCCGACGCGCACTGGATGGCCGAGGCGCGCTACCGGGGCCAGAAGGTCGTGGTGGTCAGCCCGGACTTCGCCGACAACGTGAAGTTCGCCGACGAGTGGATGCCCGCCCAGCCGGGCACCGACGGCGCCCTGGCGATGGCGATGGGGCACGTGGTCCTCAAGGAGTTCTTCGTCGACCGGCGCACCCCGCGCTTCGTCGACTACGTGCGCCGCTTCACCGACCTGCCGTTCCTGGTGACGCTGGAGCCCGGCGCGGACGGCGCGTACCGGCCGGGCAAGTTCCTCACCGCCGAGGACCTGGGCGAGAGTGGGAAGGAGGCGGCCTTCAAGACGGTGCTGTGGGACTCGGTCACCGACGCGCCCGCCGTGCCGCGCGGCAGCCTCGGGCACCGCTGGGGCGAGCGGGACGGGCAGTGGAACCTCGACCTGGGCGAGGTGGAGCCGGCACTGACCTGCCTGGCCGCCGGCGACGCGGTCGAGGTGGAGCTGCCCCGCTTCGACACCGACACCCCGCAGGTGCTGCGCCGGGGCGTGCCGACCCGGCGCGTCCGGCGGGCGGGCGCGAGCGGCGAGATCGTCGTGACCAGCGTGTTCGACCTGCTGCTGGCCCAGTACGGGGTGGCCCGCGACGGGCTGCCCGGGCAGTGGCCGGCGGGCTACGACGACGTCGCGTCGCCGTACACGCCGGCGTGGCAGGAGCCCATCACCGGGGTGCCGGCGGCGCAGGTCGCCCGGGTGGCGCGCGAGTTCGCCGACAACGCGGAACGCTCCGGCGGCCGGTCGATGATCCTGCTGGGCGCCGGCACCAACCACTGGTTCCACTCCGACGCCACCTACCGGGCGATCCTGGCGCTGGTGACCCTCACCGGGTGCCAGGGCGTCAACGGCGGCGGCTGGGCGCACTACGTCGGGCAGGAGAAGTGCCGCCCGGCGACCGGCTGGGCGCAGCTCGCGTTCGGCCTGGACTGGGTGCGCCCGCCGCGGCAGATGATCGGCACCGCCTTCTGGTACGTGCACACCGACCAGTGGCGCTACGACACGTACTCCGCCGACGTGGTGGCCTCGCCGACCGGCACGGGCGCCTTCGCCGGCAAGCACACCATGGACCTGCTGGCCCAGTCGGCGCGCTCGGGCTGGATGCCGTCGATGCCGACGTTCGACCGCAGCCCGCTCGACCTGGCCGACGAGGCCCTGGCCGCCCGCCCCGACGACCCGGGCGGCTGGGTGGCCGAGCAGCTCGGCGAAGGGCGGTTGCGCTTCGCCTGCACCGACCCGGACGCGCCGGAGAACTGGCCGCGCGTGCTCACCGTGTGGCGGGCCAACCTGCTCGGCTCGTCGGCGAAGGGCAACGAGTACTTCCTGCGGCACCTGCTCGGCACGGACGCCAACCTGCGCGCCGACGAGGCCCCGGAGGAGCTGCGGCCGAAGGACGTGACCTGGCGGGAGGAGGCGCCGGAGGGCAAGCTCGACCTGCTGCTGTCGCTGGACTTCCGGATGACCTCCACGACGCTCTTCTCCGACG harbors:
- a CDS encoding serine/threonine-protein kinase is translated as MTGWQVSGYRPVRQLGAGASGRVDLAVHDETGTPVAIKYLTGGIGDDPSFRTAFRDEARLLAEIDDPHVSRLYEYVESPAGAAIVMELVDGVSLRQMLRAHGPTTPESALCVLRGSLAGLGAAHARGVVHRDYKPENVLVTAEGASKLADFGIAMPVGRSSGVSVTGTPRYMAPEQWTGAPASPACDIYAATATFYECLTGRPPYEGRDLLTLRQQHARAPIPTDPAPAPVHDLLRHGMAKQPAERPQPAQAFLAELEQVATEAYGPEWEERGLRELARRAALLAALFPLPDGTGGATSLASTALGEGTGRWTRLRGGRARAALLGGGLAAALLLAGAGLSYAGRDGAAPAAAERGETAGAGGPAPASTGASSTPTVATTVAPTPTAAPTATTAAPAPAPPTDTSAPAPTSAPASPTASVSPSAPPGDAVEPSVGRVAAGPTELDPAGCPYGPTASTVSAVVSDDRTPAGGLRVRFRYTLDGRTTEVAMTLDRGGTFRGVLGDLPRPANSTRIPIRVVAIDEAGNASPESAPVHVTLHSFCTPG
- a CDS encoding ATP-binding protein; this translates as MTDTPDGWRFAVEHNGIGIDPRYAEKILVIFQRLHPRGAHPGTGIGLAVCKKIVEYHGGTLTLDEGHRDGAWFVFTVPRANEAVVPEQPGQPAAESAPAR
- a CDS encoding SPFH domain-containing protein, which encodes MEAVVIGVVIVIAALALVGALSVRLVQQYQRGVVFRFGRVLTPVRQPGLRLIVPVADRMVRVSMQTTVIGVPPQGAITRDNVTLTVDAVVYYRVVDPVKALVNVRDYPSAVLQVAQTALRSVIGKADLDTVLGDRDRVNAELKAVIDAPTEEPWGLLIERVEVKDVALPEGMKRSMSRQAEAERERRARVIAADGEYQASRRLADASRAMAATPGAYQLRLLQTVVDVAAEKNSTLVMPFPVELLRFFDKFNRDTGAQEARVPEAERPAPSPAVSGDGHRRPPA
- a CDS encoding transketolase, with the translated sequence MEAERTLRADETTELGELAAQLRVDAIRCSTRAGSGHPTSSLSAADLLAVLVSRHLRYDWANPRDRANDHLIFSKGHASPLLYAVFKAVGVIDDEELVETYRRFGSRLQGHPTPALPWVDVATGALGQGLPVGVGIALAGRYLDRLPFHVWVLCGDSETAEGSVWEALDKAGHYGLGNLTAIVDVNRFGQRGPTELEWDLDTYRRRVEAFGCQALVVDGHDLAAVDEALGRARRATGPTVLLARTVKGKGVPEVENEPGWHGKPFKPDLAERAVEALGGVRRIRVAGPRPEPAPPPVTPAGAPPARPRYEVGARVATRNAYGDALRALGARPDVVALDGEVSDSTRADRFAEAYPDRFFEMFIAEQQLVAAAVGFQVRGYRPFASTFAAFFSRAYDFIRMAAISGADIALSGSHAGVEVGADGPSQMGLEDLAAMRAVHGSTVLYPSDAVSCAALVERMVDLAGVTYLRTTRGAYPVLYGDGEEFPVGGSKLLRGGDDDRVALIGAGVTVHNCLAAAERLADEGVRARVIDLYSVKPLDRQRLLDAVRVTGGRLVVVEDHYPEGGLGSAVLEALADLAEPVRVTHLAVRGLPTSGTASELMDQAGIGVAAIVAASRAALSGT
- a CDS encoding potassium transporter TrkA, with amino-acid sequence MDVELTPLPGIGFRRMFTTDAGCRVGVVTHYAGGRRELVYHDGDDPDATRSITLRRDEAVALAGLLGLLDVFDVTITPADDPDRQPTAPR
- a CDS encoding rod shape-determining protein, giving the protein MLAPGAYARLGLRHPLALDLGTSTVRVWTPPHGTVVAEPAVVARIPSGGHAVGRAAIDLRAGGDAKLVWPVRHGVVEDFHACVHLLRVVAAATGRPGDDLSPVVVGVPATATLRQKNLLVAVVRRALGGRVATVEEPLAAALACPADLDSDDVVAIDIGHGRTEIARIADRAVVAAERVDVPNTVDQVPSIAATVRRLGAHPVRPGRRRLLITGGGAAHPGLAARLAALTGRTVTMPADPHLATLAGLRLLLTG
- a CDS encoding hemerythrin domain-containing protein, with the protein product MCNYCGCREFPLIGRLSAEHEAIANAAGRLRAAIGAGAADAPAALDALLTLLGPHTATEERGLFEELRAEGSLAEAVEKLCAEHDDIHGVLGGVDRSAPDWPAVLAALDRLHRHIDNEEHGLFPAAVIALPIPAWDRITPTGAARQVAGTATPDGHRPRLTNP
- a CDS encoding nitrate reductase subunit alpha, whose product is MSRATEGAGRALLAVGGLVRRAEVSADGRTLHQIGGREADAFYRDRWSYDKVVRSTHGVNCTGSCSWKVYVKDGIITWEQQQTDYPSVGPDRPEYEPRGCPRGAAFSWYTYSPTRVRYPYARGVLVQMYREAKGRLGDPVAAWAEIQADPERRRRYQKARGKGGLVRIGWDEAQEMIAAAHVHTIAEYGPDRVAGFSPIPAMSMVSHAVGARFVSLLGGSMLSFYDWYADLPVASPQVFGDQTDVPESGDWWDASYFVMWGSNVPVTRTPDAHWMAEARYRGQKVVVVSPDFADNVKFADEWMPAQPGTDGALAMAMGHVVLKEFFVDRRTPRFVDYVRRFTDLPFLVTLEPGADGAYRPGKFLTAEDLGESGKEAAFKTVLWDSVTDAPAVPRGSLGHRWGERDGQWNLDLGEVEPALTCLAAGDAVEVELPRFDTDTPQVLRRGVPTRRVRRAGASGEIVVTSVFDLLLAQYGVARDGLPGQWPAGYDDVASPYTPAWQEPITGVPAAQVARVAREFADNAERSGGRSMILLGAGTNHWFHSDATYRAILALVTLTGCQGVNGGGWAHYVGQEKCRPATGWAQLAFGLDWVRPPRQMIGTAFWYVHTDQWRYDTYSADVVASPTGTGAFAGKHTMDLLAQSARSGWMPSMPTFDRSPLDLADEALAARPDDPGGWVAEQLGEGRLRFACTDPDAPENWPRVLTVWRANLLGSSAKGNEYFLRHLLGTDANLRADEAPEELRPKDVTWREEAPEGKLDLLLSLDFRMTSTTLFSDVVLPAATWYEKHDLSSTDMHPFVHAFTPAINPPWQTRTDFDAFHGIARAFSTLAERHLGVRRDLVAAPLLHDTPDAMATPHGRVRDWAAEGETPVPGRTMPKLLVVERDYGAVADKLAALGPLMDTLGTSGKGVAVDVTPEVAYLRRKNGEVRGGVADGRPSLATDVHACEAILALSGTTNGRVATAGFRDVEKRTGVRLADLAAEHEGKQITFADTQSRPVPVITSPEWSGSEHGGRRYSPFTINTERLKPWHTLTGRQHFFLDHDWMHEAGEALPIFRPPLDMHRLFGEPRLGRNGELEITVRYLTPHSKWSIHSEYQDNLLMLTLSRGGPTMWMSEADAAKIGVRDNEWIEAVNRNGVVVCRAVVTHKMPEGTVYMYHAQERVIDVPKAEVNGRRGGIHNSLTRLLVKPTHLIGGYAQLSFAFNYLGPTGNQRDEVTVIRRRSQEVQY